In Candidatus Omnitrophota bacterium, one DNA window encodes the following:
- a CDS encoding diguanylate cyclase, which produces MPGQSNFDNKTEEQLNEEIKSLQSRLTELEKTESKFKCVEDELRKIELQQRAILNNIPDIAWLKDKESRFVAVNDSFSKSCGLSSEELAGKTDFDIWPRELAEKYRNDDKEVMDKKKRESFEEKLIDKQGNVKWIETVKTPIYNSNGDVIGTTGIARDISQRKLIEDRLREARSELEIRVKVRTAELTKTNEDLLKEVKERKKIEVSLRNSEQQYRTTIDSISDAIHVVDKDLKIVLFNSSFVDWNKNLGLDVEMAGKSIFEVFPFLPEKVKNEYSKVFKTGESLLSEEVTKFSNREIVTETRKIPIFIEGEVRQVLTIIRDITYRKLADKKLAELNEELLNSNVKLKELSLFDSYTGLYNHRYLENAIEAEFFRARRYAHGLAVIMLDIDYFKSINDVYGHQFGDLVLKQFAKQLKNMVRRYDIVVRYGGEEFVIVSPGIDRPQALNLAQRLLDALNLYNFGDKEHTVKLKLSLSVSSYPEDKAIKGVDLINLADHILNKVKEFGGNRVYSSLDLKKEKQNKVSKAKETPVVKVLKGRIDKLTKKANQSLVESIFAFAKTIELKDRYTGEHVENTVQYATDIARALALPKEEIELVKQAAMLHDLGKIGISEKILLKESKLSKKEFEEIKKHPQIGADIIRPIQFLHGLIPFIFYHHERWDGKGYPSGIKGEEIPMGARIIAIADVFQALISDRPYRKAFSKKDAIKIIEEGAGSQFDPSIVSIFLKILQAKKPNKRRGKRG; this is translated from the coding sequence ATGCCCGGGCAGTCAAATTTTGATAACAAGACCGAAGAGCAGTTAAACGAAGAGATAAAATCTTTGCAGAGCCGTTTGACGGAACTGGAAAAGACAGAATCCAAGTTTAAGTGTGTTGAAGATGAGCTTCGTAAGATTGAACTTCAGCAACGCGCCATCCTTAATAATATTCCAGATATCGCCTGGCTTAAGGATAAAGAAAGCAGGTTTGTCGCCGTTAACGATTCGTTCAGTAAGTCATGCGGTTTAAGTTCGGAAGAGTTGGCTGGCAAGACTGACTTTGACATTTGGCCGCGTGAGCTAGCAGAAAAATACAGAAATGATGATAAAGAAGTAATGGATAAAAAGAAACGCGAGAGTTTTGAAGAAAAATTAATTGATAAACAAGGAAATGTGAAATGGATAGAGACCGTTAAAACACCGATTTATAATAGCAATGGAGATGTAATCGGGACTACCGGCATTGCAAGGGATATTAGCCAACGCAAGCTAATCGAGGACAGATTACGCGAGGCAAGGTCGGAGTTGGAAATCCGGGTTAAGGTAAGAACAGCAGAATTAACTAAAACAAACGAAGACTTGCTAAAGGAAGTTAAAGAAAGAAAAAAGATTGAAGTCTCTTTGCGTAATTCGGAACAACAGTACCGCACTACCATTGATTCAATTTCCGACGCCATACACGTAGTTGATAAAGATTTAAAGATTGTTCTTTTTAATTCTTCTTTTGTAGATTGGAATAAGAATTTAGGCCTGGATGTAGAAATGGCGGGGAAGAGTATTTTTGAAGTTTTCCCTTTTCTCCCTGAAAAAGTTAAAAATGAATATAGTAAAGTCTTCAAAACAGGAGAGTCTCTCCTTAGTGAAGAAGTCACTAAGTTTTCTAATAGAGAAATTGTTACTGAGACGCGCAAAATCCCTATTTTTATTGAAGGGGAAGTGCGGCAGGTGCTAACAATAATCAGGGATATTACATATAGAAAATTAGCAGATAAAAAGTTAGCTGAGCTAAATGAAGAGCTTCTTAATTCTAATGTAAAACTTAAAGAATTGTCTCTCTTTGATTCTTATACCGGCCTTTATAATCACCGCTATTTGGAGAACGCAATTGAAGCAGAGTTTTTCCGCGCAAGAAGATATGCGCATGGGCTTGCCGTTATTATGCTGGATATTGATTATTTCAAATCTATAAATGATGTTTATGGTCATCAGTTTGGAGATTTGGTATTAAAACAATTTGCAAAACAATTGAAGAATATGGTTCGCCGTTATGATATTGTGGTTAGATACGGAGGAGAGGAATTTGTTATTGTCTCTCCGGGTATTGACAGGCCGCAGGCGCTAAATTTAGCTCAAAGGTTGTTAGATGCATTAAATCTTTATAACTTTGGCGATAAGGAACATACTGTTAAATTGAAACTTAGCTTGTCAGTATCAAGCTACCCTGAAGATAAAGCAATTAAAGGAGTTGATTTAATTAATTTGGCAGATCATATTTTAAATAAAGTTAAAGAATTTGGCGGCAATAGGGTTTATTCATCTTTGGATTTGAAAAAAGAAAAACAAAATAAGGTTTCTAAAGCCAAAGAAACTCCGGTAGTTAAAGTGCTTAAAGGCAGGATTGATAAACTTACAAAAAAAGCCAATCAAAGCCTTGTAGAATCAATATTCGCTTTTGCAAAGACGATTGAGTTAAAAGACCGTTATACTGGAGAGCATGTGGAAAACACCGTCCAGTATGCTACGGATATCGCAAGAGCACTCGCACTGCCTAAAGAAGAAATAGAATTGGTTAAACAAGCAGCTATGCTGCATGATTTAGGAAAAATTGGAATTAGCGAGAAGATCTTACTTAAAGAATCAAAGCTTTCAAAAAAGGAATTTGAAGAGATAAAGAAGCATCCTCAGATTGGCGCTGATATTATAAGGCCAATTCAGTTTTTGCATGGTTTGATACCTTTTATTTTTTATCATCATGAAAGATGGGATGGAAAGGGTTATCCGAGTGGAATTAAAGGAGAAGAAATACCGATGGGCGCTCGCATTATCGCTATTGCTGATGTTTTCCAGGCGTTAATAAGCGACAGGCCTTATCGTAAAGCATTTTCCAAGAAAGACGCGATAAAGATTATCGAGGAGGGGGCAGGTTCGCAGTTTGACCCTTCAATTGTTTCAATATTCTTAAAGATTCTCCAAGCAAAAAAACCCAATAAAAGAAGGGGAAAGCGAGGATAG